One Anolis carolinensis isolate JA03-04 chromosome 4, rAnoCar3.1.pri, whole genome shotgun sequence DNA window includes the following coding sequences:
- the ppdpfl gene encoding pancreatic progenitor cell differentiation and proliferation factor-like protein isoform X1 encodes MAAVPSAGCLAAKNQYYRTRLNSDSSVSSSSSSCCSEPMTSSDQDKHFHGLPDVFEKCWWIKSFFHCEPAPQNVGRKTLSAIQIADLDIKLNVPK; translated from the exons ATGGCAGCAGTGCCCTCAGCTGGCTGCCTTGCGGCCAAGAACCAGTACTACCGAA CACGACTGAATTCCGACTCCAGTGTTTCTTCAAGCAGTTCATCTTGCTGTTCTGAACCCATGACCTCCTCAGACCAAGACAAACACTTCCACG GTTTACCTGATGTGTTTGAAAAATGTTGGTGGATAAAAAGCTTTTTCCACTGTGAACCAGCGCCTCAGAATGTTGGCAGGAAAACCTTGTCAGCCA TTCAAATAGCTGATTTGGACATCAAGCTGAACGTTCCTAAATGA
- the ppdpfl gene encoding pancreatic progenitor cell differentiation and proliferation factor-like protein isoform X2, translated as MAAVPSAGCLAAKNQYYRTRLNSDSSVSSSSSSCCSEPMTSSDQDKHFHGLPDVFEKCWWIKSFFHCEPAPQNVGRKTLSASSSNS; from the exons ATGGCAGCAGTGCCCTCAGCTGGCTGCCTTGCGGCCAAGAACCAGTACTACCGAA CACGACTGAATTCCGACTCCAGTGTTTCTTCAAGCAGTTCATCTTGCTGTTCTGAACCCATGACCTCCTCAGACCAAGACAAACACTTCCACG GTTTACCTGATGTGTTTGAAAAATGTTGGTGGATAAAAAGCTTTTTCCACTGTGAACCAGCGCCTCAGAATGTTGGCAGGAAAACCTTGTCAGCCAGTAG TTCAAATAGCTGA